The following is a genomic window from Hyperolius riggenbachi isolate aHypRig1 chromosome 4, aHypRig1.pri, whole genome shotgun sequence.
aaacgtccgtctgaaccagcccttaattaaTAGCTTTTTCCTTCCCTACTTACGTACGTCTATCAGCTAAATTAGCTTTACTCTTAGTAGGGCTAGAGGAGATCCCACTAAATTTGCAGCCCCAGGTTATGCATATCATTCTGTCGGCACTCTCCCAGATAACTAGCAATTGGAAATCGGCCGACTACCTATCTATTTCCCAACTAATCTCCCTAGTAAACAGCAACCTGAATATGGAATATAAAATTAGACTAAGATCCTCAGTGGACCATAAGATCTTCACCCTTCCTAGTACCTGGTTGGAATACACTAACTAGAATCTCACTTCCAATATAGCTCCTGGTATACTATACACTATAAGTTAAGTAGGTAGTGTTACTTATGGTAGACTAGTCAGACCTCGTCCGTCCTTCCCacaggtgttgtactttatactcacTACAGCGACGAGCATTATGTAGACACTCTAGCACTGAAACAGGATCCCTGTAACCCTGTATCAAGGGCTAACCTTCGGGCCACTGAATTGATACAGTACATTGATGTCCGAGCCCTGGGGGTTACCTAGTATGGGTCAAGTTAAAACTCCCAGGCTGGACTAAGTGCATAGGAGTGCTTCATGTATTACCTCCCTCTGTTCTTCATGGGAATAAGACAGACCAGGGGTGTTATTCATAGAATAGTTtgcaagtgtatttgaatgtatgATGAATATTATGCAGTCAGCTGTTTTCATTACTATGGAACTCTGTAtttgaaatgtaataaaaaattatgatgaagaaaattatttttacttCGGTCTGTATTGTTTTCCTCCTAGCACTCATTCTTCcgcccacatccaaaacatctaCAACTAGTAtacttggcttccccctgaatAGACCCTAGAGTAcaatacgatacatacactacacaatggcTCCAAATCAATAAGCTGCATCAAACACTTATTAATGTATTTTGTTCTACAACAATAAATTTTACTTACACTCAGCTGTTTCAATGGCACCACTTTCTGGCCTGCCGGAGGAAAGTTGCCGTGGCCGGCGTCTGCGCAATCGCACAGAGATAGAGGCTAAGATAAAAAGAAGACATGGTAtcattcaccttttttttttttttttgggactgtaaaaaaaaaaaaaaaattctattctgtacaaaaaaaacattatgtaCTAATCTCCTAAGAGACGTACCACTGTCATCTGATTAATGTTGcaactttgttaaaaaaatactTACATGCCACAGATCGGCTCCGGGAGCGCCTTCGCCCACGCTGCCGGCAGCGCCTTCGCCCACGCTGCCGGCTGCTACGGGGCCTTTGGCTGGTGCTGGGTCCAGCCTCATCATCAGCAGGgggggaggcagcagcaggatcCTCCTGAGTGGGGTCCACAATATTgcgggaagagggaggagcagaggcggAACGGGCCCGCCTGCGTGCCTGAGACCGATCCACTAAAAAAGAATGTGAGATTGTTTTTAAAATTGTGAGTTACATACCCAATAGGAGAGACAATTTGTTAGACATGAAAATCGTAAGGATTTCCAAGGTTGAAAACACGTACACATCACGCTACATAtatgaaaaacacattatttacTTACATTCCCGAAGCTGGTCTTTAATTCTCCTCACCGCACATGGTGTCTTCGACTTGAAGTCGCTCCACATGGTCTGGATCTTCTTGACCGACCATGTGCGGTGGTATCGGGTCTCAAGGTCCCGCTGTAGCTGGTCCAGAATagccctcttctcctccctcttccccttatCGTAGGCCCCTCGTAAcattgtctgaaaaaaaaaaaacaacaacaaaattaaTGATCCGCTAAAAGTAACCTTTACAATACCTACATCGCTTGCTATTGTACTAACATATGATAAGACTGATGAAAAGTCAATTTAATGTTCAATTGACTTATCATCAGCAGTCTTATCAACTCCTTGAACAATAGAAGGAGATTTTCGGTAAGTTAATCGAAATCAAAGTTATGAGAGCCTAAAGGCCAGTACAAACGCTacacgggaggcaacgacgggtctgtagtCACCTCCCGCTGGTCAGATTTTCCGTGGACAGTCCGACGTGTCTACAGGCTGTCGGCTGACTGATAAGGCTCTTTCTGAGGTTCTGAGCAATCCGCCCGGCGGCCTTtacagaccgctgttgagtgttgacttgagtgtgtgtatggggcgtaCAGTTGTGTAGTCTGAACATTAAGCCCTTCAATTGCAAAGCTTCATGGTACTATTAAAGTAGCTACAGATGCAGCATGCATTACACAGTCAAGCAAAATAAATTGAAAGTCATGGATTAATAcagtgaagaaaaaaataaataaacttactTTAATAATCAAATTCTTTTCCCGCTTCCGCAGGCGTGCAGCGGAGGCAGCAGAGGCTGACGtcctgctcctcccaccatcaccatcaccaccaccactcccACCGGCTTCAGCAGCATCTGCCATGTTCGTACAACTCTATGAATAATAACATTGCAAAATAtcaaatatattttttcacataCGAGAAATTATTTATGATCAAAACATGTATAATTGCAATGAGTTTGCTGTTTTGAGGCAAACACAGCGACATAGCGTTCTATACTCTGTACAATGACTATTGTGTAAATGGCTATCTAGTTACAAATCATCTGATTAATAGTAATACGGAAGTGGATATCTAATACTTTCATATACTTCTGAAGTGCTAGAAATTCCTGATGTACTTGCTAGGGAGCAGTAATGAATAAGAAAATTACCATTTTGGCGGAAGACAGCGCTGCTTCCGCCTCTGGGAACACGGAGAGAGCGTTGGTGTCATCTGGAGCTGGCAGCGTGCGGCGTTCTGGATTGTCCACGCTGCATAGGAGGAGCGTGGACAATCTAGGGCACATCTgctaccaatcagactgcactttgtggccacatctgcgaccaatcagactgcactttgtgggcacagctgcgaccaatcagactgcacttagtgtgcaaagctgcaaccaatcagactgcactttgtggacacatctgcgaccaatcagactgcactttgtggcacatctgcaaccaatcaaactgcactttgtggacacatctgcgaccaatcagactgcactttctgggcacatctgcgaccaatcagactgcactttctgggcacagctgcgaccaatcagattgcactttgtggacacagctgcgaacaataagactgcactttgtggccacatctgcgaccaatcagaatgcactttgtggacacatctgcgaccaatcagactgcactttctgggcacagctgtgaccaatcagactgcactttgtggcacatctgcaaccaatcaaactgcactttgtggacacatctgcgaccaacaatcagactgcactttctgggcacatctgcgaccaatcagactgcactttctgggcacagctgcgaccaatcagactgcactttgtggacacagctgcgaacaataagactgcactttgtggccacatctgcgaccaatcagaatgcactttgtggacacatctgcgaccaatcagactgcactttctgggcacatctgcgaccaatcagactgcactttctgggcacagctgtgaccaatcagactgcactttgtggacacagctgcgaacaatcagactgcacttagtgggcaaagctgcgaacaataagactgcactttgtggccacatctgcgaccaatcagaatgcactttgtggacacatctgcgaccaatcagaatgcactttgtggacacatctgcgaccaatctgactgcactttgtgggcacagctgcgaccaatctgactgcactttgtgggcacagctgcgaccaatcagactgcactttgtgggcacagctgcgaccaatcagattgcactttgtggacacatctgcaaccaatcaaactgcactttatgggcacagctgcaaccaatcagactgcactttctgggcacatctgcgaccaatcagactgcactttctgggcacagctgcgaccaatcagactgcactttgtggacacagctgcgaccaatcagactgcacttagtgggcaaagctgcgaacaataagactgcactttgtggccacatctgcgaccaatcagaatgcactttgtggacacatctgcgaccaatcagaatgcactttgtggatacatctgcaaccaatcaaactgcactttgagagcacagctgcgaccaatctgactgcactttgagggcacagctgcgaccaatctgactgcactttgtgggcacatctgcgaccaatcagactgcactttgagggcacatctgcgaccaatctgactagactttgtgggcacagctgcgaccaatctgactgcactttgtgggcacatctgcgaccaatcagactgcactttgagggcacatctgcgaccaatcagactgcactttgtggacacttctgcgaacaataagactgcaatttgtggccacatctgcgaccaatcagacagcacttagtgggcacagctgcgaccaatcagactgcactttgtggatacatctgcaaccaatcaaactgcattttgagggcacagctgcgaccaatct
Proteins encoded in this region:
- the LOC137504636 gene encoding probable ATP-dependent RNA helicase DDX46, which translates into the protein MADAAEAGGSGGGDGDGGRSRTSASAASAARLRKREKNLIIKTMLRGAYDKGKREEKRAILDQLQRDLETRYHRTWSVKKIQTMWSDFKSKTPCAVRRIKDQLRELDRSQARRRARSASAPPSSRNIVDPTQEDPAAASPPADDEAGPSTSQRPRSSRQRGRRRCRQRGRRRSRSRSVASSISVRLRRRRPRQLSSGRPESGAIETAESSELTARVAALEQQVQQQRVEYEARLQQLQAAFQQQIQQLQQQLEAQIEDQRQRILACREEGERLHEYFAQVAGKRRM